In a genomic window of Ornithodoros turicata isolate Travis unplaced genomic scaffold, ASM3712646v1 ctg00001178.1, whole genome shotgun sequence:
- the LOC135376619 gene encoding uncharacterized protein LOC135376619 isoform X2: MPRCVFCFFDPHDIGDDEPLEENSPSSPDISPGTLHAHVERSHPYVDISFLPFFQTDSAFRGTVKAFVLLASVHDQGVEDLRQYLMNHLHNIIAILRAQRIPFRFCICSDVLMMKENRGDVTAHIAHFMALAREVHSDGAIVNTLMDVIQESTGRIENYQREGSGFVSTDVQKVQLCISAVKTKKFGCEGVLPTNLAKRRNVLTNIHLPAHKEGECFKYNTLALLHPEERNSWKKCENYATEYWWPSHFPVSFSDLDEFEEKNRISVYVYAYVDQGVHVSRPPKLESEKKIHLLEVDEHFFGIRSLERLLTRKNTRFVCERCTRSFNEEKSMAKHRRLCADVNEILLEFCEPGENFVEFTKIQYMQQYNYVVALDTESVLAPSGVGMQRHITSSFCAVLVRTHDSKVMRIRTHHGEDAARQCVRALMEMRDEMIALNACPAAMVLNDEQCAEHRAATHCAYCKQEFTEDLPRVRHHDHSKHCSAGETNYIATLCNPCNVACTTREKLPIMVHNLSYDLAGLLREFHILGWKRPPFIVASSMEKIRSFEIGTFLFRDTMQYLNSSLGELVETVKSMGGAEAFQCLKQAFGNDYEILLRKGVFPYSHVSSFAVYDELALPEKSSFRNDLTGEDISEEDYQYALLVFEHFGCSNLRDYNALYLKTDALLHADVMQHFRRLCYSARGLELLHCVSLASYSWQCALNYTQAKLELIIDEDMYRTIESGVRGGLCQASRRHLRANNPLCSGYDPDKEEVYISYIDCNNLYGFSMIKHLPVGDFEWVEDFSSVDFMRHPTDSDVGYVYVCDLEYPKSIHALTRYFPLAPEKAVVPKEWLSPFQQGLLEELMYQPANSKKLLLTCKDKVEYVVHYALLALYCRLGMRVTKIHRILKFRQAPFLRPYIEDNVARRVASGTTFEKNFYKLSNNAVFGRTLLNKFNMRDIRVAFDEETASRLGSRAECVRMEILSPDCVMYEMRKRKVRCDFPLQIGFTILELSKLTMYSFYYETLLSKLTCPVITCYFDTDSLILGLFCKDYEDQLRAIADDHLDLSSFDRDHPLYSEKNRGRLGAFKSETGSVPIEEVVCLKAKMYSIKLAGGRQIARAKGVKKNIVRKHLLHETYCNTLFNHMSVSNEQVSIVGKKQCMYTIRNVKRSLMAYDDKRYLCNDIDSYPYGSYEYDVQEEN; encoded by the exons a tgcctagatgcgtgttctgcttttttgatcctcatgatattggtgatgatgagccattggaagagaattcaccatcttctccagacatttcacctggcacattgcatgctcacgtcgagcgatcacatccctatgtggacatttccttcctgcctttctttcaaactgatagcgcatttcgaggtaccgtcaaagcgtttgtgctattggcatctgttcacgatcagggagtagaggacttgcgacaatatttaatgaaccacctccacaatataattgctattttgcgagcgcaaagaataccctttagattttgcatttgttctgacgttctaatgatgaaagaaaatcgaggggatgtaaccgcacacatagctcattttatggcgcttgctcgcgaagtccacagcgatggAGCTATcgtaaatactttgatggatgtgattcaggagtccaccgggcgcattgaaaattaccagcgcgagggtagtgggtttgtatccactgacgtgcAAAAAGTTCAAttgtgtatttccgctgtgaaaactaaaaagtttggatgcgagggggtacttcccacaaatttggctaaacgcaggaacgtgttaacgaatatccatttaccagcacACAAGGAGGGTGAATGTTTCAAATACAATACACTAGCTCTCCTGCATCCagaggaaaggaattcgtggaaaaaatgtgaaaactatgcaacagagtactggtggcctagtcacttccctgtatcCTTCTCTGACCTGGACGAGTTCGAAGAGAAAAATAGGATATCTGtgtacgtgtacgcgtacgtcgatcagggagtgcacgtgtcacgacccccaaaactggaaagcgaaaagaaaattcacttattggaggttgacgagcattttttcggaattaGGTCCCTCGAGCGTTTGCTGACGAGAAAGAACACGCGTTTCGTATGTGAACGTTGCACTCGCTCTTTtaatgaggaaaagagcatggcgaaacatcgacgcctttgcgcggacgtgaacgaaatcctattagaattttgtgaacccggagaaaattttgtagaatttactaaaatacagtacatgcagcagtacaactacgtcgttgcgttggacacggagagcgtactcgcacccagtggtgttggcatgcaacgtcacattacctctagcttctgtgctgtgcttgtgcgcacccacgactcaaaggtgatgcgcatcaggacgcaccatggggaagatgctgcGAGGCAGTGTGTGAGAgcattgatggaaatgcgggatgagatgatcgccctgaacgcttgccccgccgcaatggtgctgaatgatgagcaatgcgctgagcacagagctgctacccactgtgcgtactgtaaacaggagtttaccgaagatctaccccgtgtccggcatcacgaccattcaaagcattgtagtgcgggcgagacaaattatatcgcgacattgtgtaacccctgtaacgtcgcgtgcacgacgagggaaaaattgccgatcatggtacacaatttgtcctatgatttggccgggctgctgcgggaatttcacattcttgggtggaagcgacctcccttcattgtggccagctccatggaaaaaattcgttcgttcgaaattggcaccttcctgtttagagataccatgcaatatctaaattcgtcgctgggggagctcgtggaaaccgtcaaatccatgggtggtgcagaggcattccaatgtttgaagcaggcatttggaaacgactacgaaattttacttcgtaaaggtgtattcccgtacagccatgtcagttcttttgcagtgtatgatgaattggccttgccagaaaaatcctcctttcgaaacgatctcacgggggaggatataagtgaggaggactaccagtatgcgttgctcgtatttgaacattttggatgctcaaatttgagagattataatgcactgtacttgaaaacggatgccctactacatgcggacgtgatgcagcacttccgacgtctgtgctacagcgcgcgtggattggaattgcttcattgtgtttctctggcatcctattcgtggcaatgcgctctaaattacacgcaggcaaaattggagttaatcatcgatGAGGatatgtacagaaccatcgaatcgggcgttagaggcgggctctgtcaagcgagcaggcgtcatttgcgggctaacaaccctctgtgtagtggctatgatcccgataaagaggaggtgtacatatcatacatagattgcaacaatctttacggattcagtatgataaagcacctccccgttggtgatttcgaatgggtcgaggattttagctccgtggattttatgcgtcaccccactgattcagacgttggctacgtgtatgtatgtgacttggagtatccaaaatctatccacgcactgacacggtactttcccctggctcctgagaaggcagtcgtcccaaaggaatggctctcgccattccagcaagggcttctcgaagaattaatgtatcagcccgctaacagcaaaaagctgttgctcacgtgcaaggacaaggtcgagtatgtcgttcattacgcgttgctcgcactctattgtagattgggcatgagggtgacaaaaattcacagaattctaaaatttcgccaggcgccattcctgcgtccctacatcgaggacaatgttgccagacgtgttgcctcgggcacgacattcgaaaaaaacttctacaaactctcaaataatgcagtctttgggagaacacttctaaataaatttaacatgcgtgatattcgagtagccttcgatgaggagacggcgagtcgcctcgggagtcgggcggaatgcgtgaggatggaaattttgtccccggattgtgtcatgtacgaaatgcgcaaaagaaaagtgcgatgcgatttcccgctccagattgggtttacgattttggaactgagtaaattaaccatgtactcattctactatgaaaccttgctgagtaagctcacttgtccggtgattacctgttactttgacacggattctctgatcctcggcctgttctgcaaggactacgaagatcagttacgagcgattgccgacgaccacttagatttgtcttccttcgatcgggatcatccactgtacagtgaaaagaatcgtggaaggcttggggcattcaaaagcgaaactggtagtgtacctattgaggaagtagtctgtttgaaagctaaaatgtactccatcaaattagctggaggaaggcaaattgcaagagctaaaggggtcaaaaagaatattgtacgcaagcacctcctccatgagacgtactgcaataccttgttcaatcacatgagcgtatcgaacgaacaagtatcaatcgttggaaagaagcagtgtatgtacaccatcagaaatgtcaaaagaagtctgatggcatacgacgacaagagatacctgtgcaatgacatcgactcctatccttatggaagctatgaatatg atgtgcaggaagagaattaa
- the LOC135376618 gene encoding uncharacterized protein LOC135376618, whose protein sequence is MPRCVFCFFDPHDIGDDEPLEENSPSSPDISPGTLHAHVERSHPYVDISFLPFFQTDSAFRGTVKAFVLLASVHDQGVEDLRQYLMNHLHNIIAILRAQRIPFRFCICSDVLMMKENRGDVTAHIAHFMALAREVHSDGAIVNTLMDVIQESTGRIENYQREGSGFVSTDVQKVQLCISAVKTKKFGCEGVLPTNLAKRRNVLTNIHLPAHKEGECFKYNTLALLHPEERNSWKKCENYATEYWWPSHFPVSFSDLDEFEEKNRISVYVYAYVDQGVHVSRPPKLESEKKIHLLEVDEHFFGIRSLERLLTRKNTRFVCERCTRSFNEEKSMAKHRRLCADVNEILLEFCEPGENFVEFTKIQYMQQYNYVVALDTESVLAPSGVGMQRHITSSFCAVLVRTHDSKVMRIRTHHGEDAARQCVRALMEMRDEMIALNACPAAMVLNDEQCAEHRAATHCAYCKQEFTEDLPRVRHHDHSKHCSAGETNYIATLCNPCNVACTTREKLPIMVHNLSYDLAGLLREFHILGWKRPPFIVASSMEKIRSFEIGTFLFRDTMQYLNSSLGELVETVKSMGGAEAFQCLKQAFGNDYEILLRKGVFPYSHVSSFAVYDELALPEKSSFRNDLTGEDISEEDYQYALLVFEHFGCSNLRDYNALYLKTDALLHADVMQHFRRLCYSARGLELLHCVSLASYSWQCALNYTQAKLELIIDEDMYRTIESGVRGGLCQASRRHLRANNPLCSGYDPDKEEVYISYIDCNNLYGFSMIKHLPVGDFEWVEDFSSVDFMRHPTDSDVGYVYVCDLEYPKSIHALTRYFPLAPEKAVVPKEWLSPFQQGLLEELMYQPANSKKLLLTCKDKVEYVVHYALLALYCRLGMRVTKIHRILKFRQAPFLRPYIEDNVARRVASGTTFEKNFYKLSNNAVFGRTLLNKFNMRDIRVAFDEETASRLGSRAECVRMEILSPDCVMYEMRKRKVRCDFPLQIGFTILELSKLTMYSFYYETLLSKLTCPVITCYFDTDSLILGLFCKDYEDQLRAIADDHLDLSSFDRDHPLYSEKNRGRLGAFKSETGSVPIEEVVCLKAKMYSIKLAGGRQIARAKGVKKNIVRKHLLHETYCNTLFNHMSVSNEQVSIVGKKQCMYTIRNVKRSLMAYDDKRYLCNDIDSYPYGSYEYEDVQEEN, encoded by the exons a tgcctagatgcgtgttctgcttttttgatcctcatgatattggtgatgatgagccattggaagagaattcaccatcttctccagacatttcacctggcacattgcatgctcacgtcgagcgatcacatccctatgtggacatttccttcctgcctttctttcaaactgatagcgcatttcgaggtaccgtcaaagcgtttgtgctattggcatctgttcacgatcagggagtagaggacttgcgacaatatttaatgaaccacctccacaatataattgctattttgcgagcgcaaagaataccctttagattttgcatttgttctgacgttctaatgatgaaagaaaatcgaggggatgtaaccgcacacatagctcattttatggcgcttgctcgcgaagtccacagcgatggAGCTATcgtaaatactttgatggatgtgattcaggagtccaccgggcgcattgaaaattaccagcgcgagggtagtgggtttgtatccactgacgtgcAAAAAGTTCAAttgtgtatttccgctgtgaaaactaaaaagtttggatgcgagggggtacttcccacaaatttggctaaacgcaggaacgtgttaacgaatatccatttaccagcacACAAGGAGGGTGAATGTTTCAAATACAATACACTAGCTCTCCTGCATCCagaggaaaggaattcgtggaaaaaatgtgaaaactatgcaacagagtactggtggcctagtcacttccctgtatcCTTCTCTGACCTGGACGAGTTCGAAGAGAAAAATAGGATATCTGtgtacgtgtacgcgtacgtcgatcagggagtgcacgtgtcacgacccccaaaactggaaagcgaaaagaaaattcacttattggaggttgacgagcattttttcggaattaGGTCCCTCGAGCGTTTGCTGACGAGAAAGAACACGCGTTTCGTATGTGAACGTTGCACTCGCTCTTTtaatgaggaaaagagcatggcgaaacatcgacgcctttgcgcggacgtgaacgaaatcctattagaattttgtgaacccggagaaaattttgtagaatttactaaaatacagtacatgcagcagtacaactacgtcgttgcgttggacacggagagcgtactcgcacccagtggtgttggcatgcaacgtcacattacctctagcttctgtgctgtgcttgtgcgcacccacgactcaaaggtgatgcgcatcaggacgcaccatggggaagatgctgcGAGGCAGTGTGTGAGAgcattgatggaaatgcgggatgagatgatcgccctgaacgcttgccccgccgcaatggtgctgaatgatgagcaatgcgctgagcacagagctgctacccactgtgcgtactgtaaacaggagtttaccgaagatctaccccgtgtccggcatcacgaccattcaaagcattgtagtgcgggcgagacaaattatatcgcgacattgtgtaacccctgtaacgtcgcgtgcacgacgagggaaaaattgccgatcatggtacacaatttgtcctatgatttggccgggctgctgcgggaatttcacattcttgggtggaagcgacctcccttcattgtggccagctccatggaaaaaattcgttcgttcgaaattggcaccttcctgtttagagataccatgcaatatctaaattcgtcgctgggggagctcgtggaaaccgtcaaatccatgggtggtgcagaggcattccaatgtttgaagcaggcatttggaaacgactacgaaattttacttcgtaaaggtgtattcccgtacagccatgtcagttcttttgcagtgtatgatgaattggccttgccagaaaaatcctcctttcgaaacgatctcacgggggaggatataagtgaggaggactaccagtatgcgttgctcgtatttgaacattttggatgctcaaatttgagagattataatgcactgtacttgaaaacggatgccctactacatgcggacgtgatgcagcacttccgacgtctgtgctacagcgcgcgtggattggaattgcttcattgtgtttctctggcatcctattcgtggcaatgcgctctaaattacacgcaggcaaaattggagttaatcatcgatGAGGatatgtacagaaccatcgaatcgggcgttagaggcgggctctgtcaagcgagcaggcgtcatttgcgggctaacaaccctctgtgtagtggctatgatcccgataaagaggaggtgtacatatcatacatagattgcaacaatctttacggattcagtatgataaagcacctccccgttggtgatttcgaatgggtcgaggattttagctccgtggattttatgcgtcaccccactgattcagacgttggctacgtgtatgtatgtgacttggagtatccaaaatctatccacgcactgacacggtactttcccctggctcctgagaaggcagtcgtcccaaaggaatggctctcgccattccagcaagggcttctcgaagaattaatgtatcagcccgctaacagcaaaaagctgttgctcacgtgcaaggacaaggtcgagtatgtcgttcattacgcgttgctcgcactctattgtagattgggcatgagggtgacaaaaattcacagaattctaaaatttcgccaggcgccattcctgcgtccctacatcgaggacaatgttgccagacgtgttgcctcgggcacgacattcgaaaaaaacttctacaaactctcaaataatgcagtctttgggagaacacttctaaataaatttaacatgcgtgatattcgagtagccttcgatgaggagacggcgagtcgcctcgggagtcgggcggaatgcgtgaggatggaaattttgtccccggattgtgtcatgtacgaaatgcgcaaaagaaaagtgcgatgcgatttcccgctccagattgggtttacgattttggaactgagtaaattaaccatgtactcattctactatgaaaccttgctgagtaagctcacttgtccggtgattacctgttactttgacacggattctctgatcctcggcctgttctgcaaggactacgaagatcagttacgagcgattgccgacgaccacttagatttgtcttccttcgatcgggatcatccactgtacagtgaaaagaatcgtggaaggcttggggcattcaaaagcgaaactggtagtgtacctattgaggaagtagtctgtttgaaagctaaaatgtactccatcaaattagctggaggaaggcaaattgcaagagctaaaggggtcaaaaagaatattgtacgcaagcacctcctccatgagacgtactgcaataccttgttcaatcacatgagcgtatcgaacgaacaagtatcaatcgttggaaagaagcagtgtatgtacaccatcagaaatgtcaaaagaagtctgatggcatacgacgacaagagatacctgtgcaatgacatcgactcctatccttatggaagctatgaatatg aagatgtgcaggaagagaattaa